The genomic stretch TCCCGCTCCGTCGCCAGTTGGAGTTCGGGAGGCGGTCGAGGAGCCTGTTTGGAGCAGGCGGCTGAGAAAGCAGCGAGAATGGAGCAGACGATGCGGGGTACACAGGGAGCCCAGGAGATGAAGCCGGAGCCGTGGCCGGAGCCCAAGCCCACGTCGCAGAACTTAACAAGGAGGGGCAGTGGCAGCGAGGATAAGGTGCTCCCTTGCAGCCAGGCTGCTTGTCACTCTAGCTCCAGCTCGGTTTGCCCGCGCCGCAAGCCCCGCCCTCGGCCCCAGCCCAGGTCCCGCTCCAGGGGAGGGCGTGGGCTCAAGGCCCCACCCCCGCCTCCCGCCAAACCTCCGCCTCCCCCGCCAGCGCCGCCACCTCCACCCCCGCCCCCGCCGCGGCCGGTGGCCTGGCGCAAATCCAGGCGCAGATCCAGGCCTGTATCCAGACCCCAAACACGAAAAAGCTGCTCTAGTGACCAAGGCTACTCTGGGGATCTAGATGTCGCAGAGAACAGGTTACTGGAGGTTTGGTCTGATAGGGGTCCCACAGGCTGTTCTCATGTAGAGAGCTTTAAAGTAGCTAAGAACTGGCGGAAGAACCTGCGGATGATCTATCAGCGTTTCATTTGGAGTGGGACACCGGAAACTAGGAAACGTAAGGCAAAGTCCTGCATCTGTCAAGTATGTAATACCCATAAGAACAGACTCCACTTGTGTCTCTCCTGTGTGTATTTTGGATGCTTTACTGAAAAGCACATCCATATACATGCAGAAACAAAACAGCATAATTTAGCAGTTGACCTCTATCATGGAGTTATATATTGCTTTCTGTGTAAGGATTATGTATATGACAAAGATATAGAACAGATtgccaaagaaacaaaggagaaaattcTGGGGCTGTTGCCTTCCACTGCAGTAGATGTATCTTATCAGCAGTGTATGACATTGGAGGCTGAAGACAATCAGTCAACCTGTGAGTCAAAAGAACAGGAGACCACCCTGGTAAAACccaagaaaaagaggaggaaaaagactgTGTATTATACTGTAGGCCTCAGAGGGCTAATCAATCTTGGCAACACTTGCTTTATGAATTGTATTGTCCAGGCACTTACCCGTATTCCGCTACTGaaagatttcttcctttctgacaaGCACAAATGTACAATGACAAGCCCAAGTTTGTGTTTGGTCTGTGAAATGAGTTCACTTTTTCAAGCGATGTACTCGGGTAACCAAAGTCCTCATATTCCTTATAAATTACTGCATCTGATATGGATTCATGCAGAACACCTAGCTGGGTATAGACAGCAGGATGCTCATGAATTTCTTATTGCAATATTGGATGTGCTGCATAGACACAGCAGAGATGATAGCATCGAGCAAGAAGGGAACCCCAATAGCTGTAACTGCATCATAGACCAAATCTTTACAGGTGGCTTGCAGTCAGATTTGACATGCCAAGtctgtcatggtgtctctacaaCTATAGACCCATGCTGGGACATCAGTTTGGATTTGCCTGGCTCTTATACCTCAGAGAGAGCTAGTGGCACAGTGAGTAGAGACGGCAGCAAGGCAGGAGGCCCCTCACTCACAGATTGCCTACAGTGGTTTACAAGACCAGAGGACCTGGGAAGCAGTGCCAAAATCAAATGCAGTCGATGCCAAAGCTACCAGGAATCTACCAAACAGCTCACAATGAAGAAATTGCCAATTGTGGCCTGCTTTCATCTGAAACGGTTTGAACATTTGGGCAAACAGAGACGCAAGATTAACACTTTTATCTCATTTCCTTTGGAGCTGGACATGACACCCTTTCTGGCTTCTACTAAAGAAAGCATAATGAAAGGCCAGCCATTAGCAGACTGTGTGCCCAGTGAGAATAAGTATTCTTTGTTTGCAGTGATTAACCACCACGGAACTTTGGAAAGTGGCCATTACACCAGCTTCGTACGTCAACAAAAGGACCAGTGGTTCAGCTGTGATGATGCCATCGTCACCAAGGCTACAATGGAGGAGCTACTCTATAGTGAAGGCTATTTGCTGTTCTATCACAGGCAAGATGTAGATAAAGAATAATCATACCCAGAAGGCTTTGCAGAAAATCAAAGAGCAAGGATCCTGAATCGATACACAAGCCTACCTGGAACGGACAATTGCAATGCCATCACAACAACAAGCACCtcttaaagaaacacaaacatctACCTGGAGTGAACGGTGACCATAACAAGTATATAACAAGTGACACTTTGGCATAAAGGAACTGTTTTAACTTGTTCCATAGGTCTATGAGAAGAAGACATTGAACTATCAGTGGCCATTTAGCCTTAagaatttgggggaggggaggagaggtcAAAAAGGgtcacaaaaaagaaattaaggaaatcaAGGTGGAGGGAGGTGCGGATAAATTCAAATTACtatgtgctttttatttctttaaagataatTGTGTTAAGTGGGGAAGTATCTTTTAGGAAAATGGTTTTTAATTGATTGTGTAGTTCTAGTTATGAGTGCACAAATAGTctgaaaaaacaaccaaatattttaaaaagaaaaactttaaagctttaaaagaaaaattgttaaAAACGCTTTTGAAAGTTTTAagagaacattttaaatgtcaaaattttaagttaagtattttagaagaaatatttttaaatgtttttaatttaaaatgatccCAAATTGTTAGTATGTGAAAATAGAGTATTTAGAAATTCTTACAATTTAAgatgaaatatgaaaatttatatgGTAGTTATTGAAATAAacactttaatttaaaaatagcaaaagaaattCTTTTAGAAACTCAGTGTTTAAAGTGAAAATGCATAGATTCTAAAATTCTAAAGCATAAAATATATGCATTGGAAAACCAATATTTACAGAAGTATGCTTAtaagagttttaaatttttcaaaatatagaatgaaatgaaattttagtCAAAATCAGATAAAGTAGTTTAAAAGAACAACGTGTAAGGTAATTTGGGGAAACAAAAAAttggttttaaatatttcaaaaagagaagcaaatttttaaaatattacaagagAACCTTATATAAATTCAACTTCAGAGATTTCAGTATAATAGCAAATTTTAAGTTTCAAAAGAATATTCACAAATTGACAACTGAAAAaagaatatgtaaataagaaCGTACTTGAaagttgaaaattttattttgtacttaaGTATATTGAAATATAGATGGATATAAAAGTTATAAATGAAAGATAATGGTAAGACAAAAATGGTTTGTgaacatatgtatttttttagttttatgtcaatgcAGAGTTAACTATATTGGAAAAAAGTGATAACATCAAGATTTTTCCCATTTAGAACTCATTATTCATATACATCCTTAGCTTCTGAATGGGGCCTTTTAGTAATTTTGTGGCTTAGAGAAATTAGTTCCTAACTGTGAAGTTCTGGCTTTTGGTGTTTAAGCCCCATGATCTGACTGAGAAAGTGGCAGGGAGTTCCATGTCTGAGAAACTCCTAAACTCCCTGCTTTCAGTCTTTTGCCTCATGGGGAAGCAAGATCTTTAATTTCTGCAGTAGAACTCTGGCTTTGTGTTTTAACAGCCCTGCTAACTCCTATCCCTCTTCAtgcccatcccatccccattccTGATTCCCTGAGTCCCTCATTTACCTAGCCTTACCTAGATCGATATAACCCCAGCCTGCAAGGATCCTTTCTTAATTATACACTTGGTGACTTCATTCCTCTAAGACCAACTCAGAGATGACTTCTCTGGAGCATTCCCTGGATCCCCTATGCAGGCATAAAGTAGATAATTGCCCCCCTTCTCTCCTATTGTGCCTCCAAAGTACTTTGTCTATACCTCGATAAATAGTACTTATTCAACTGTGATTCTACTGTAGCTTCGTGAATGTCTGCCTCTCTGCACCAGGTCCTGAGAGCAGAGGGACAAGCCTTATTCACTTTTGtgttaataaatgtttgttgaatgcaAAAGTaagtttcattgttttctctgtttaccctgttaagaatattttttacacacgtgtagcacgaataataaaaacccagagacaggtattggggttcaagctgaagatcagaaaagcaaagcagccaagccactagagagttcttaacTCTACCATGGCTCAGACCAAATGGGCGGGGgtgcgatcctgtcctcagtgtgactgcagatggtaatgctctccaccaaacctcagactgtactGAGAAAGCACTGAGctcctgctttatattcctctctagtgctgggattaaaggcgtgtcatcccaagtgctgggatcaaagttgtgagctcttttttgtcttttaggcTGATTTACTCCTATGTagcacagggtggccttgaactctgggagattcatctgcctctgtctccagagtgctgggattaaaggtgtggccaccactgcctgtcctccatggctaactagtggcttaggtgtgtgactaactagtggcttagtgtgtgtgtgtgtgtgtgtgtgtgtgtgtgtgtgtgtgtgtgtgtgtgtgtgctaactAGTGTCTTAGTGTGTCTGTGGCtaaactagtggcttagctcttaactgggtgtgtggctaactagtggcttagctctgcactctgattttTAGGAAGGCTTTGTTAGTTACACACATTGAGTCATTCACCAAGCCTTCATTAAATGCCCAGTGCTGTGATACAATATGATGAAGGTTGTATCTTTCCCCAGAGATGATATATGAAATGTTCCTTAGCTTTGGGGGAATAGCTTAAATAAGGTTATATTCACTGGGGGAATAGAAAGGAGTGTGGAGGGAGAAGCATGAATAATAGAGGGAAAAGCACACAGCCGTGGAAGACTGGATGGACAGTGGGGACCAGCAGCTGCAGGAGAAGCTGAGCTCTCTGGTATGTATATGACGACCACCCCATCACAGTTTCCCTCAGCTTCCTGGTGTCTGTAATTATACTATACTTAAGTCGCCACTGAGGCAGTGTACCCCACCACTCCACTGCAGTGTTGTACATCACACTCTGCGTCAtgactgggaagcagaaatgtgATGTTTGGTGGCTGTATTTGTCTGTTTAGCACTTTTGTTCTTCCACTATTCTTTGTGGTCTAAGATGAGGCTATGAATCACTTTGCCCTGTCTCTCCCTGTGCATAGCTTGCCCATAATTCAATAGAGGCTATATGTTAGCTTTCAGTCTTCCCACCCCACTCATACAGGAGCAAAGTTGTTTGGTTCCTAGCAGCTGGAAAGCAAAGTAGAAACCAGCAGGGCCAGGAGCCCAATATCTCTTTCAAGGGTGTGCCCCAGTGGTATACATCCTTCTAATATGCCCATCCTCCTAAAGGGTTCACAACCTCCCAATGACTACAGACTAGTGATCAATGACTTTAACATGCCTGTACTTTGGGGGGACATTTAACATCCAAACCATAGCAGTTATTAACTTAAGGTAATTTGGCAACTAGCAAAAATCCTAATGTAGTTCCCAGCTTGCAGATACTTGGCCCGTGTCTTAGTCATAGTCTGCTTGTGCTATTGTAATAAAATACCTAAGCCTGAGCAATTCTAAAGAACATAATTTTGTTCTCACAGTACTAGAGGTTGAAAAATCCAAGAACAGGTGTCATTAGGGTTGGTGTCTGGGTGAGGGCTATGGTTTTTACCCTGATTGGCAGACAGGGCAAGGACTCAGCCTTTTTGTAAGAGCACTAATTCACACACGATGGCTGAGCCTGAGCATTTTGGCTTATTCTCCAAAGGGCCATGTTCCTTAATACTGTTCAATTGATAATTACTTTTCTATGCATGAATTTTTGAGATTCAGACTATAACAGTCCTCAAACTATGTGGTGTTCATGCAAGTGTCTAGAAAGGCCATTGGTGATCACATGGTTCTAACTGCCACAGCCCACAGCAGAAGTGGAAGGCTTACTGGTTTCAAATgagaatttttaatttctgtgaacACAGACAAAGCTCTAGTTACAGAATCATTGGGAAGGAGCCCCAAGCCATGCCATGATCTCTTGAATTGTAGTCACTTGTTAATATTAGTTTGCTTTCTCCTAgagcaacagttctcaacctatgggttatGACTTCTTTGGAGGTTAAATGAACCTTTCATAGGGGttcccatatcagatatcctgcatatcagatatttacattacaattcacaacagtagcaaaacttCAATTATGAAGTAACAgcggaaataattttatggttgggggtcactacaccatgaggaactgtgttaaaaggTTGCAgaattaggaatgttgagaaccagtGCCCTAGTCCTCactacaatttcttttttttttttaagaaagaatgaCAGGATAGAAGCCCCTTACTTTGTGACTTGGAACTTAGACCTTTGAGCATGTGAGGAATTTAGACCTTAAATTTGGAACTTGCATCAGGAAGTGGAGGAACACACATCCAAAGCTGCAGAAAGATAAGTATAGGGGGGAGTGGAGTCACTGCTAGGAGCCCAAGAGGATTCTGGAGAGGGGCAAGAGAGGGGGAAGAGGTGCAGGGAGATGGGAAAggtgagaaggagagagagagagagacagagatagaagaagaagaagaagaagaagaagaagaagaagaagaagaagaagaagaagaagaagaagaagaagaagagaaagaaaattgtcTTGCATTGATTATGTGGGTGGGTGGCAAAGGGTTTTGTGTAGTTTGGTGGCCCAGGAGGCAGTTCCTCCTATCTGCCCTTGAAACTGCTCTCTGTGTTTGGTTTTACTTTATTAGAAGAGAATTTGAGAGATATAAAGACATCCCCATGGTCCTGGAAGTCCCAGTGGTATCACCTCAATAGAAAATTACCCAGTTATTACCCATATATACTAGTGTGAGTCAGTCATTGATGATTCTTATGTTGACCTAACAGTAGAGCCCAGAAACATTgcaacagagaaaggaaacagattcTGCATTCACTGGAACCCATTCACAATACCTGGTCTAGACAAAATCCATGGATCCTGCCTGAGATTGGACCCCAGTACTCTTTCCTCATTTCTTACTCTAAGCAGCCTTTGACAGCACAGGGAAGTTTGCATAGAGCTACCCACAAAGAAGGAGGGCAGTCACAAGAGACCTCTAAATCCCAGTCACACAGGAGTTCCTGAAGGGAGAGTAATTCTAATTATAGAATAAATActgaaggaaaatgtgtttttttctattcAATGTAAGAATTTTTTCCTTACCCACAGCTAATAAGTGCATATTTCATTTCTGAGTTAGCAAATATAGAAGGAAATTGCAGTGCAATCATGGGCTAGTTGGAGCTTGGATCCTCCCCCTTGAGGGACTAAGTTACATCCTtctaaaatgagatttatttttattctctctctctctctctctctctctctctctctctctctctctctctctctctctctgtgtgtgtgtgtgtgtgtgtgtgtgtgtgtgtgtgtgtgtgtgtgtgtacatttgagtACAGGTGCTGCAGAGACCAGAAATGTCAGATtccccctggagttggagttacagatggtggtgagctgccTGGTGAAGGTACtaagatttgaattcaggtcctgtaGAAAACAGTATGTCTAtattgagccttctctccagccaatGCTTTATATCTCTCATGCAAACTCAGGCAGGCACTACATGGTTTATATGTGC from Cricetulus griseus strain 17A/GY chromosome X, alternate assembly CriGri-PICRH-1.0, whole genome shotgun sequence encodes the following:
- the LOC113837565 gene encoding ubiquitin carboxyl-terminal hydrolase 51 — translated: MAHVREASRSSRSVASWSSGGGRGACLEQAAEKAARMEQTMRGTQGAQEMKPEPWPEPKPTSQNLTRRGSGSEDKVLPCSQAACHSSSSSVCPRRKPRPRPQPRSRSRGGRGLKAPPPPPAKPPPPPPAPPPPPPPPPRPVAWRKSRRRSRPVSRPQTRKSCSSDQGYSGDLDVAENRLLEVWSDRGPTGCSHVESFKVAKNWRKNLRMIYQRFIWSGTPETRKRKAKSCICQVCNTHKNRLHLCLSCVYFGCFTEKHIHIHAETKQHNLAVDLYHGVIYCFLCKDYVYDKDIEQIAKETKEKILGLLPSTAVDVSYQQCMTLEAEDNQSTCESKEQETTLVKPKKKRRKKTVYYTVGLRGLINLGNTCFMNCIVQALTRIPLLKDFFLSDKHKCTMTSPSLCLVCEMSSLFQAMYSGNQSPHIPYKLLHLIWIHAEHLAGYRQQDAHEFLIAILDVLHRHSRDDSIEQEGNPNSCNCIIDQIFTGGLQSDLTCQVCHGVSTTIDPCWDISLDLPGSYTSERASGTVSRDGSKAGGPSLTDCLQWFTRPEDLGSSAKIKCSRCQSYQESTKQLTMKKLPIVACFHLKRFEHLGKQRRKINTFISFPLELDMTPFLASTKESIMKGQPLADCVPSENKYSLFAVINHHGTLESGHYTSFVRQQKDQWFSCDDAIVTKATMEELLYSEGYLLFYHRQDVDKE